The following nucleotide sequence is from Oenanthe melanoleuca isolate GR-GAL-2019-014 chromosome 5, OMel1.0, whole genome shotgun sequence.
TTCCCTCCCGGGGTCCGGGCGCCGGGATTCGAGCCGGTGGCTCCGGAGCGCTCCGAGCCGCGCGTCCCTTCCTTCCCCGCCGCCGGTCCcgctcccgtcccgtcccaGCGGGGCCGGGATGCGCTGGGATCCCTCCTGCCCgagggggcagcggggccgggatgCACCGGGAATGCTCCTGCCCGAAGgggtagcggggccgggatgCGCCGGGAACGCTCCTGCCCGGGATGCGCCGGGATCCCGCCTGCCCGAaggggctgcggggctgcggACAGCCCGGGAACTGCGGCCGGACCCTGCCCGCCGGGGCGCCGCTCGGATGGGGGCTGCTCCCCGTGCCCTTTTGCcatttattattactattattactactattattattattttgaagtTTATTCAGAAGAGGAGGGGGGGTTTCGCTTCTCATCCTGACTTTCCTTCTTGTTTGTTGTCGTGTTTTTTACACCCCAGAGACACCATGATTCCTGGTAACCGAATGCTGATGGTCATCCTACTATGCCAAGTCCTTCTAGGAGGTACTAACCATGCTAGCCTAATCCCTGAGACCGGCAGGAAGAAAGTGGCAGAGCTTCAGGGACAAGCCGGATCCGGACGCCGCTCTGCCCAAAGCCATGAACTCTTGCGGGGTTTCGAAACAACTCTGCTGCAGATGTTTGGGCTCCGAAGGCGGCCTCAGCCCAGCAAGTCAGCCGTCATTCCTAGTTACATGCTGGATCTCTATCGACTCCAGTCcggagaagaggaggaaagccTCCAGGAAATTAGCCTGCAGTACCCTGAGCGATCGACCAGCCGGGCAAACACCGTGAGGAGCTTCCACCATGAAGGTCAGTGATGGGAGGCGGTAAATTCCCAGCCCCGGTAGCGATCGGGATTTCCTTGCGTTTGGAAGCTCACAAATGCCTTTAGAAGCAGGACGTGCCCGGCCCTAAATTTATGGGAGGAAAACCTCCCCCCCAGCCTGCCGTGTGTGGGTGACAGGCGTGCTGCTCGGTATTTTTTCCAGCATCCTGTGCTTAACCCGAGCTTGACCATATTTTGAAGTGCTTTTGCTTCTGTTGACAACAGTGAGTTTCCTTCGGTGCCTCTGCCTCGGGGTCACTCCCTGGGCTCGCGTGGATTTAATGGCTCTGGATCGGATGCGGGAGTAAAGCGAGGGCGGGATCTCGCCCCTGGAGTGTTTCTTTTGAACTATCAAAGCAATTGCTGCCTGCTTTTactcttaaggaaaaaaaaagaaaaaaaaaaaaatccccccaaaccccgaCTCGAATTTAATACTTACAGCTGTGTGTTTATAAGGTTTATTCAATAGACCCTTGTAATCTGATCCAAATGTTTCCTAGCGgatgtttcttttccaaagtAAATCTGAATTATTAATCCAGCCGCATCATTACTGCGTTggaatttgcttctttttctcccccctgccccccgTAACAAGGCACCTCTGTGCTCCGTGGCGCCGCATCTCGCCGGGGAGATGATTTTGGAGAGCCGggggaggaaaagcaaaagggGAAAAGCTAAAGGGGAAAAAGGCTCTCTCTGAACGGAGAGGCGAGTTGAGAAGGGGTGGGCTGCTCGAGGCGCGGGTGAGCCAGCGGTGCCGGGAGTAGGAGCGGTACCCAGGGGGCAGGAGCGGAGCGGTGCCCCGGGGCGGCAGGAGCAGTTCCAGGGCCAGGAGCGCGGTGTCCCGGGGGTGGCAGGAGCGGTGCACAGAGGTGGCAGGAGCGGTGCCCCGGGGGGGTGGCAGGAGCAGTTCCAGGGCCAGGAGCGCGGTGTCCCGGGGGTGGCAGGAGCGGTGCCCGAGGGGCAGGAGCGATTCCGGGGCCAGGAGCGCGGTGCCCGGGAGGatggcaggagcagtgccaggggcaggagcgCAGTGCCCGCGGGTGGCAGGAGCGGTGCCGGGGGAAAGGAGCGCAGTGTCCGGGGGGatggcaggagcagtgccaggggcaggagcgCAGTGCCCGAGGGGATGGCAGGAGCGGTGCCGGGGGAAAGGAGCGCAATGCCCGGAGGGATGGCAGGAGCGGTGCCGGGGGGCAGGAGCCGCTCCCGGTGCGGCCGGGAGGGATGCGTGGGGGAGCGGAGAGGAGCCGGTGGCTGCCGGGCAGGTGAAGCGTGGGTGTGAGCTGTGGCCGTGGCTGGGTGCCCCGAGGCTGACGTGCTCTTGTTTGATTGTCTTACCACTTTCCccccttctccctgcttttctccagaGCACCTGGAGACCGTGCCGGGTCCCAGCGAGGCGCCCCGGATCCGCTTCGTCTTCAACCTCAGCAGCGTGCCGGAAAACGAGGTGATCTCCTCGGCGGAGCTGCGGCTGTACCGGGAGCAGGTGGAGGAGCCGAGCGCGGCGTGGGAGAGGGGCTTCCACCGGATAAACATTTACGAAGTGATGAAGCCGCTGTCGGAGCGCGCCCAGGCCATTACGCGCCTGCTGGACACGCGGCTGGTGCACCACAACGAGACGCGCTGGGAGAGCTTTGATGTGAGCCCGGCCGTGATCCGGTGGACCAAGGACAAGCAGCCCAACCACGGGCTGGTGATCGAGGTCACCCACCTGCACCACGCACAGACTCATCAGGGCAAACACGTCAGGATTAGCCGATCTTTACCTCAAGGGCGCGGGGACTGGGCGCAGCTCAGGCCGCTCCTGGTCACTTTTGGGCACGACGGGCGGGGCCACGCGCTGacccgccgcgcccgccgcagCCCCAAGCACCAGCGTTCCcgcaagaacaaaaaaaactgCCGCCGCCATGCCCTCTATGTGGATTTCAGCGACGTGGGCTGGAACGACTGGATCGTGGCTCCCCCGGGCTACCAGGCGTTTTACTGCCACGGGGACTGCCCCTTCCCCCTGGCCGACCACCTCAACTCCACCAACCACGCCATCGTGCAGACGCTGGTGAACTCCGTGAACTCCAGCATTCCCAAGGCCTGCTGCGTGCCCACGGAGCTCAGCGCCATCTCCATGCTCTACCTGGATGAGTATGACAAGGTGGTCCTGAAAAACTACCAGGAGATGGTGGTGGAGGGGTGCGGGTGCCGCTGacccccttccctctcctccccttctctctccctcccgTCCCACCCCAGAACTGCTTGCTATAGCTGGACTCTTCTCTAAACTAAACGTTCACCTTGACCTTATTTATGACTTTATGTGCAAATGTTTTTTGACAATAATGATCATATATTTtgacaaaatatatttataactacatattaaaagaaaaaaataaaatgagtcATTATTTTAAAGGTAAATGCATTTTGTGTCTCGCCTCTCAGGGTGCTGCTGAGGCTGGCTGGGAGTGCAGCCGGGAGTTTATTTTGTCTCCTTATCTTCTTaccccctctccctccttctccactccTTTCACCCCCCTCACCCTTTTTTCACTTAAAGGCTTTGCAAATTTTAGTATTTCTATTTCTTGCCGAGGTACTGTGGATctcctggtgctggggctgtgccacgTGGGACATGAGGGTCCCTGGAGATTTAAGAGCCGCTGGGAATAGAGCCGACCTTGCTAACCTGGCCCAAGCCTTTCCAAAGCAACCCaccaaaaatgcatttgaaaagaAGGTGAAGATTTACCTGAGGGCTTTATGCTAAACCTGCTGGGTTTTATACCCTTTCTCTGACTTCAGGATTCCCCAGGTTTTAAAACTATTAACATTTcccccccctcctcccctccccactgGAGATTGGGAAGCTTCAAAGGTTTCCACAGGTCCTTTGAAGATCAAATCACTCCATTACAATGCCaaaaaaaaccgaaaaaaaaaagatatctGGAGCAGTTAAATATCTTTTAGCTAATAGCTACCTGTGCTGTGTCCTTTCTAAATTGCTTCCGAGCAGGAAGGTTGTTGGAGCTGAGCAGGTACAGTTGGAGATATCCAGGGCCTAGAAAACCCTGCCTCAAGTGCTTTGGAGGGGctgtgtttggtttggaaaatgggaattgtgCCTGGATGGGTGGTGAGGAGCCATCGTGGGAGTGGGGAAGGGACAGCAGGGTGAAGGGTGCACGAGGCTTTGtttccctctttatttttttttcttctttccctttaaTGATTGAAGCTTTCCAACCCTCCGAAAGGGGCAGCTTAGTTGAAACCAATAAAAACTGGAGTGGAAAGCTTGCCAAAAGCCTTGGCTCCCTGAAGAGTGCAGGTGGAGAGAGGagatgggagctgcagggggggGAGGCGAGCGTGGCTCTGTGCTtctcttggaaagaaaaaaatccccagcccTCCACCTCCTCTGTGCCACTGAGGCTTTCCCacccctccatccatcccagctgtgtTCAGGCCACAGGGTCCCATCCCCTGGGGTGTTCCTGGGTGCTGgggggtccctcccagctgccagcaccccaTGGAGCAGCGATGGGTTTTGGGCCCCCTCGGCCCCGAGCTGACACTCCCATTCCTGCCTTTAGAAGGGAAATGTGTGGCCTGGGGCATCGGCGACCTGCTGCCTCCCCTTTGATGCCTGCATATCAGACATAGCCATGCCAAAGaaagaatttcattttgaagTGGCATCAGCTAAAGGCGAGCGCCTTTCAGCTGCCTGACAGGGCAATTACACACATCTCCCTCGATAACCCCGGCTGCTGGGGTCGGCTGGGAAGAGGGTCCCCGGGCCCCCAGGCAGCCCTGAGGTGGGGCAGCCACTGTGGGAGGGTaccttgcaaaaaaaaaaaaattaaaaaaaaaaaaaagaggataatTAAAGTGACTTTACTAGAAAGAGGCTTCTCCCAGCTTTGCTTCCCTGCTCAGGTTGTCCTGGAGGGTGTTGTGGAGCTGAGCAGCATCTGCACAAATGCCTCTTGGATTTAGGTCATTCTTGCTGGAGGAGCCTCCAACTGCTTTGCTGCGTTCCTGCTGCTTTATGGAGCTGTTTGTTTTGGTGCTTCTTTTTGCATTGCCTTTCAATGATGCAATCAAAGCTTTGGCCCTGTGGAGGCACAGGCTCTTGCTTTTCTGTAGGTGCTGCTCTAGTCCTGAGGCCTTTGGGAGATTTGCCTTTGCCTGGGCTGCTGAGATCCTGCGTGGGGTGTTCTGCTCAGAAGtcaactgtttaaaaaaaaaaaaagtattttaattatgtAAAATTTATAGGTATCTAAACTGTGGCTATAAACCTGCTGACAGTAAATGTGATCTCGAGGACAAAACACTCCTGGATGCATTAAGGAATGTATTAATCACGGCTGAACTTCTGCATTTTACACAGAACACAGGGGCTGAGGGTTCCCCACCCCATGTGTGTCCTTGTCACACATGGGTGGCAAATTTCTGCATAACTTTATGTGACTGGAGAGGCACTGAGTGAAATTCTCAAACTGCTAAAtcatttaaaaataggaaaacacACCAAAACTGTAGTGAAGCCAGAATTAGTCCCTTTCTAGCTTCCATCTGACAGCcagttttggttgtttttttttttttccaccacttcagtttttgctgtgatttaatGTTGTTGAACTGAGCTCTTTTCACCATCCTGGCAAGGAGGAGTGGGGTTGCTTTTGGGAAGCTGTTGTGGAGAGACCCTGGAATTCCACACAGTGTTTCTGGTCACTGTTTTGTGCATTTCTTGCAGCAGTTATGGGGTTTAATCCCGTGCTGGAATTAAACCTGCCCTGTCTGACAAGTGCTCTGTGCCATAGAAGAGCCAGTTTGGTTCCAACAGGGCAGACCTGGAGTGAGGCTCAGTCTCAGGCAGCCAGTGCTTATCTTTGCTTAAAAATATGACAAATGTATGGTGCCATCATCCCCCTGAGCATGGAACTGACTCTTTGCAAATGTGACTGATTTCAGAGGgagagctgtgtttgtgctggctgctgcagggtccCTGGGAGGTCTGAGATAAGGTATATCAGTTTAATCCCCCCCCTTATTCAGTCTGAGCTGTGAATGAAAGGGGAGCAGGTTGAAGGTGGGTGTGCAGACACTTCCCAGCACCTGGTGTCCttctggcagctgtgccagcatcCCCAGAAGTGTGAGCTGGGtgggagaggctctgcagctcaCCACGAGGAgtctgccccctccccaggaaTGCTGTGCCTCTGGATACCTAAAAAGTACAGAATGTGTGTCTTATGGACACAGGAAATGAGGAGATTTCAGTGGGAgatctccctgccctgcagtggtCACAGTGGTGGTGGTGAGAGCCACTGGATGCTCTGGTTTTTGCTGAGCACAGGTGAATGTGGGCTCAGGTGTGCTGTGGAACGGGGTCCCAGGCTCTGCCATGTGCCAGGAGCTCCCCCCAGAGACCTGTGGTTAcactgatcccatccccagTTCTCTCCCTGCTAGCTTTAAGTCTTCAGGCAGGATTTTCTTCTCCCAGGTGTAAATCCAACCCCAGTCCAAGTTCACAGCATCACattgagcagagctgctgccccagagatgctgtggctgAGGAGGCTGCACAGGCTTTGCTTGTAGCCACAGGGGCAGAGGCTTTGCCAATTAGTTTCTAAAAATGCAGATGGGTTTGGAAGAGGAGCACCAAGGTTTGCACATTGCTATTCTGGGAGGAGCACAGAGGTtttgctgcagagccagcaaagGAAgactgtccctgctgcagagcttggACACCTCTGGAAAACCTCTCACCATCACAAAATGATGAGCACAGTAAGGCTGGGATGGCTTGGGAATCCTGGCTTCAACAGAGGCTTTGTTCTCTTTATCCTGGGGTTTCACAGCATGAAAGCAGGTCTGGAGATGCTCTGCTGTGGGGTCTGTATCTGAAACCACAGGACTGAAACAGGTAAGAGGAGAGATCACTGACCCCCTATAGATAAGGGTCTTGAGCACAGAGAGATGAAGAGACTTGGGCAGAGCCATGTGTGaagagcagaaggcagaggaggTATCTGACACCTCAGTCCCTGTCCTGTGGTTTGGCACAAAACTCTTCTCTGGTCTCTGGCCTCCTAGAGATCCATCACTTCACCTCAAACCAGAGGTGCATTCCTTTATATTATACTGGACAGCTACAAAGCCCATGTTGTTTTCTAGGCAGGAGTGATAATGACAGGTAGCATCAGAAATGGCCCAGACAATGCTCATCCACTTCAAGGATCCTGAATTCAAGTCTGAAAGGGTAAAATAGGACTTTCAATACCTTATTTCCACCTGGCTTCCTAAAGAAGTGCCTCAAACTTGCTCCTTAGTCGACTGCAGGGTGTCTACTAAGACACAATCAGTGAAGGAAAAATTCCATCACTTGCACCTTAGCAGAGCTCAAGGAAGTCTGAAGGTTCCATGgggagctctggctctgctggatcAGCTGTGAGTCATTTATTCCAcccagaagatgaaaaaaatatgctgGGACTTTGGTTCTGAGTGGTCCATCCAGAACTTGCCCCAGCTTGGAGCCCTGTGCTGTTTTCACACAGTCAGCATTTTTCAtccactgcctcctcctgcccatgCCTTGATTCCATGTTTTACACCAGAACAGCAGGATCCCACTGATCCCTTGTGTTCTCCCAGAACTCAGGTTCTCCTTgtggagagctgctctgagcccatTTGCTGAGCAAGGGCAGTGGAGTTAATGGGATCCATGACAGgcatcataaaatcacagaattctttGGAATGGAAAGGATTTTGAAGTACTGGTAGTCCAACCctcctgcaatgagcagggacataAAATCTCAGAATctcaggatggtttgggttggaaggcaccttaaagcccatctccttcctgccatggcagggacaccttgctctaccccagcttgctccaagccctgtccagcctggcttggacactgccagggatggggcatcactcccagccccagagTTGTGTTACAGACCACAGGGGCTGCCTGGACCTTTTGCTCATCACCAGTAGGATTTGATCCTAGGAAGGACCTGTGATGAGCTGCCCACTGCAGAGCATCAGGGTGCCAAGGAAATCCacacccaaacccagccctaAGCTTTGGCTCTGTCCATTTGCTCCATGGCTGCATCTCCAGGAGCTTTACACCATCAGCATTCCTTCCAGTCTTCCTTCAGGTGCTGGCACAGAATGTATTTGTAGATGCAGATTTTCCTTTTGGTCTGattctcccttttcctgggGATCACAGATGTGCAGATCCAGGGAGACCAAACTGTTCCCAGAGGAGATGCTGGCTTCCAGTTCTAGCAGACTATGGATGGAAAATGTTGAAGTTACTCTACATtcacaatgaaaaaaaggaaaagtctgTGCTAATTCTCTCCAAAAGTCCACCTAGTGCTGTGGGAGAGGGCAGGAACACAACAGGCCTGTAACTTTTTTCTGCAGCACCCATCAGTCTCCAGCTATTTACAGGTCAGAGCTTCCAGATCCAAAATCAGGGTCAGTGTATCTAATAGGACACTGAACTTTACTGCCAGTAATTTATAGAATTACtttataagtatttttttcttcagtgtaaTCCTGTGCCACAGATTCCCACACTTCATTTACCCATTCCTTTTGAATTGTTGCCTTTTATTGGTTTTGAAACCATCACCTAGAAGTTCATCTCCAAGCCCCACAGTTCTGATGTTTTTGGAAACAGCTGAGTGGTTTTCCAAGTAATCCACCCATCCCTCACCTGTTCCTTCAGTAATATGAGATTACATGTTACAAAATCATCTCTTGATACAGACTGTGCTTTTTATGTGTCAGATTTGAGGAAAGATGGTGACAATCTGCACTGCTGTTCTTGGCTCTGTGGGTTTTGTCTGGGCTGTAATGCACACCTGCTCTTTAGCACTGGCATCAGTGAAATCCTTCATGCCAAGATTAGCTCAGAAATGCCAAATTGATTTTACACCTCAccaggggagctctgggcaggatgTGCAGGTTGGAGGATGTTTCACAGggaattaaataaatagaaacaaaCACTCTGGTTGAATGCCACACCAAGCATTCCCCCAAAGGAGGAGGACTGGACAGCTGAGTGGAAAGCTGACCATGTcatttttcccctgatttttggagcaacctggtctagtggaaggtagAACAaggtgagctttaaggtcccttccaacccaaaccagtcagGGGTTCTCTGAAAatgcttctccaggctgaaaaaaggtctttggggagcagggagtgaaGGGAGTTGGGCTGAGGCTGGtggaagcagcacagccccagtgttcctcactgttccccactgttcctcactgttcttcactgctccccactgctccccactgctccccactgTTCTCCACTGTTCCTCACTGCTCCCCACTGTTCCTCACTGTTCCTCACTGTTCCTCACTGTTCCTCACTGTTCCTCACTGTTCCTCACTGTTCCTCACTGTTCCTCACTGCTccccactgttccccactgttccccactgttccccactgttctccactgttcctcactgttcctcactgctccccactgttcttcactgttccccactgttccccactgttccccactgttcctcactgttccccactgttccccactgttccccactgttccccactgttccccactgttccccactgttccccactgttctccactgttcctcactgttcctcactgctccccactgttcttcactgttccccactgttcctcactgttcctcactgttccccactgttcctcactgttcctcactgctccccactgttccccactgttccccactgttccccactgttccccactgttccccactgttctccactgttcctcactgttcctcactgctccccactgttcctcactgttccccactgttcctcactgttccccactgttccccactgttctccactgttccccactgctccccactgTTCCTCACTGTTCTCCACTGTTCTCCACTGTTCTCCACTGTTCT
It contains:
- the BMP4 gene encoding bone morphogenetic protein 4 isoform X1, translated to MDCADMPCLLDTMIPGNRMLMVILLCQVLLGGTNHASLIPETGRKKVAELQGQAGSGRRSAQSHELLRGFETTLLQMFGLRRRPQPSKSAVIPSYMLDLYRLQSGEEEESLQEISLQYPERSTSRANTVRSFHHEEHLETVPGPSEAPRIRFVFNLSSVPENEVISSAELRLYREQVEEPSAAWERGFHRINIYEVMKPLSERAQAITRLLDTRLVHHNETRWESFDVSPAVIRWTKDKQPNHGLVIEVTHLHHAQTHQGKHVRISRSLPQGRGDWAQLRPLLVTFGHDGRGHALTRRARRSPKHQRSRKNKKNCRRHALYVDFSDVGWNDWIVAPPGYQAFYCHGDCPFPLADHLNSTNHAIVQTLVNSVNSSIPKACCVPTELSAISMLYLDEYDKVVLKNYQEMVVEGCGCR
- the BMP4 gene encoding bone morphogenetic protein 4 isoform X2, which produces MIPGNRMLMVILLCQVLLGGTNHASLIPETGRKKVAELQGQAGSGRRSAQSHELLRGFETTLLQMFGLRRRPQPSKSAVIPSYMLDLYRLQSGEEEESLQEISLQYPERSTSRANTVRSFHHEEHLETVPGPSEAPRIRFVFNLSSVPENEVISSAELRLYREQVEEPSAAWERGFHRINIYEVMKPLSERAQAITRLLDTRLVHHNETRWESFDVSPAVIRWTKDKQPNHGLVIEVTHLHHAQTHQGKHVRISRSLPQGRGDWAQLRPLLVTFGHDGRGHALTRRARRSPKHQRSRKNKKNCRRHALYVDFSDVGWNDWIVAPPGYQAFYCHGDCPFPLADHLNSTNHAIVQTLVNSVNSSIPKACCVPTELSAISMLYLDEYDKVVLKNYQEMVVEGCGCR